From one Colletotrichum destructivum chromosome 3, complete sequence genomic stretch:
- a CDS encoding Putative hamartin: MASSASLKDLSKTLTSFYVSPSLPLPNEVAEVIDAYLNKHEKYDDSSAERLQDELLSIWEKHVKGAPAKYAPYIHIFRLLVPAIRTPARLFKWWDILNDPVLENITREKGLMEESHHATLEVLMLDTPENDDSNTEAMVNPFAKRLLLTWLEKYYKIQSETDLSAQSSERAIRQALITYGKKRPRDFLFTLDMCFVRSEFRARVAKLLCEFVQSQPPHLHLILQTPLFNNLLRCLQQDTSATVISVAITALIMILPHMPSSLVPHLPSLFNIYARLLFWDSERTGIVEATSDENEQKSLAPPSGWETCPYSPETDDVEVPHLANYFTILYGLYPINFMDYIRKPQRYLRHANAANPDELEVQPTEIRHKSERYRQSHLLHPNFYTLTIESEKTDFGRWMTSEPAEVVAECMALRFSPETFATVDPGNTQTAEGDNFLLSDESDRDGLGPALLSGSGSEPGAESWRNTEQDSRASSRVHSTSQGQSSLSSQPSHRNSLEVPKADVIADSPTLPPQLIPSPSHTQLQDMLHSNKVIKSGLHQSLANDSVPSLALSHQEPAAEKSGSHMPPPLPAISAPTSVSDGQSQIAHLQRQILLLHNDLNFERYLKQQHMAHIGELRRRQVREAASEAETQNLILTNRTLRKRLEDSKKAEMQIRKESEKSRTLAKKWESDLSAKLRTLREESRKTKTEIQSLQQELQGAREECEKLKKLVCDAEVKELNSKQTMQSIEINAAENDRLKADVERLSISERNLQAKEAERQAAITTAAEAENRAEMLGLKLEAREEELQKTKKLFQTQISVLNAKLLEAHEGIYSRRTAETKAAVESALAASRAKQAELQKQYTNLMRKYTVLQSQVEENRFSVGSSNSHGRGEFVFRMEGDREGSMHSTSPVTTRGSHSGLHRVLSDHDFLNPTSYNPTPPIMSKPPTPVPAGSSHLPPVASSPTEAEDGAATSLTSSAAAADPKYFGRGGVQNRRKDEKGKKSGVIRGIRGYM; encoded by the exons ATGGCGTCGTCAGC GTCACTCAAGGACCTGTCCAAAACCCTAACGTCCTTCTACGTCTCGCCTTCCCTTCCACTGCCCAACGAAGTCGCCGAGGTCATCGATGCCTACCTGAACAAGCACGAGAAGTACGACGATTCGAGCGCCGAGAGACTCCAGGACGAACTCCTCAGCATCTGGGAAAAGCATGTCAAGGGTGCGCCGGCCAAATATGCCCCTTACATCCACATCTTCCGCCTTCTTGTGCCTGCGATTCGTACGCCGGCCCGCCTGTTCAAGTGGTGGGACATTCTGAACGACCCGGTACTAGAGAACATTACCCGGGAGAAGGGCTTGATGGAAGAGTCCCACCATGCGACGCTAGAGGTTTTGATGCTAGACACACCGGAAAATGACGACTCAAACACCGAAGCCATGGTGAACCCGTTTGCGAAACGACTGTTGTTGACGTGGTTGGAAAAATACTACAAAATCCAGTCTGAGACCGACTTGAGCGCGCAATCCAGCGAGCGTGCAATACGACAGGCTCTGATTACATACGGCAAGAAGAGGCCCAGA GATTTCCTATTCACATTGGATATGTGCTTCGTGCGGAGTGAATTCCGAGCGAGGGTCGCCAAGCTCCTTTGCGAATTCGTCCAAAGTCAGCCACCGCACCTACACCTGATATTGCAGACGCCGCTATTCAACAACTTGTTGCGGTGTTTGCAGCAAGATACGTCTGCAACTGTCATTTCCGTGGCCATCACCGCCCTGATCATGATATTGCCACATATGCCCAGTTCGTTGGTGCCGCATCTCCCCAGTCTTTTCAACATTTATGCACGGTTGCTATTCTGGGATAGCGAACGGACTGGTATTGTTGAGGCCACATCGGATGAAAACGAGCAAAAGAGTCTGGCACCACCATCGGGATGGGAGACCTGCCCTTACTCTCCGGAGActgacgacgtcgaagtCCCTCATTTGGCCAACTACTTCACAATCCTCTACGGCTTGTACCCCATCAATTTCATGGACTACATCCGGAAACCGCAGCGATACCTCCGACACGCAAATGCAGCCAATCCAGACGAGCTTGAAGTCCAGCCAACCGAGATACGGCACAAGTCCGAGCGCTACAGACAAAGCCATCTTTTGCATCCAAATTTCTACACTCTTACGATCGAGTCTGAAAAGACCGATTTCGGGCGTTGGATGACTAGTGAGCCTGCAGAAGTCGTGGCCGAGTGTATGGCGCTGCGCTTCTCCCCTGAGACATTTGCGACCGTTGATCCAGGCAATACCCAGACCGCCGAGGGAGACAACTTCCTGCTTAGTGACGAATCAGACCGGGATGGTCTTGGGCCTGCTCTGCTTAGCGGCTCAGGGTCGGAACCTGGGGCGGAGAGCTGGAGGAACACGGAACAGGATTCGCGGGCGAGCAGTCGTGTCCACTCGACCAGTCAAGGACAGAGCTCGTTATCCAGCCAACCTTCGCATAGGAACTCACTCGAAGTCCCAAAGGCGGATGTGATCGCCGATAGTCCGACACTTCCCCCACAACTCATACCGTCGCCCTCCCACACACAGTTGCAAGATATGTTGCACTCGAACAAGGTCATCAAGTCGGGACTGCATCAGTCACTGGCTAACGACAGTGTGCCGTCACTCGCATTGAGCCACCAAGAACCCGCGGCAGAGAAGTCTGGCAGCCAcatgccccctcccctgccggCCATCTCTGCACCAACTTCTGTGTCTGATGGTCAGTCTCAGATTGCGCACTTGCAGCGACAAATACTTCTTTTGCATAACGACCTGAACTTTGAGAGGTATCTGAAGCAGCAGCACATGGCGCATATTGGCGAGCTGCGAAGGAGACAGGTACGAGAAGCCGCAAGTGAGGCTGAAACTCAGAATCTCATTTTAACCAACCGAACATTGAGGAAGCGGTTGGAAGACTCAAAAAAAGCCGAAATGCAAATCAGAAAGGAGTCGGAGAAAAGCCGTACTCTGGCCAAGAAGTGGGAGTCCGATTTGTCCGCGAAACTAAGAACACTGCGCGAGGAGTCAAGGAAGACCAAGACGGAAATCCAGTCGTTGCAGCAGGAGCTACAGGGCGCAAGAGAAGAGTGTGAGAAATTGAAGAAGCTTGTTTGTGATGCCGAGGTTAAAGAACTCAATTCGAAGCAGACAATGCAGTCTATCGAgatcaacgccgccgagaacgacCGGCTGAAGGCCGATGTGGAGCGGCTGTCCATCTCGGAGAGGAATCTTCAAGCCAAGGAGGCGGAGAGACAGGCGGCAAtcacgacggcggcggaagcaGAAAACAGGGCAGAGATGCTTGGGCTGAAACTCGAGGCgcgcgaggaggagctccaAAAGACTAAGAAGCTTTTCCAGACCCAGATTAGTGTGTTGAACGCCAAGCTTCTGGAGGCGCATGAGGGCATCTACAGCAGACGAACCGCCGAGACCAAAGCTGCGGTCGAGAGTGCGCTGGCGGCGAGCCGGGCCAAGCAGGCTGAGCTGCAGAAGCAGTACACGAATCTGATGAGGAAGTATACAGTGCTCCAGTcgcaggtcgaggagaacAGGTTCTCGGTCGGATCTTCCAACTCTCATGGTCGAGGCGAGTTCGTCTTCCGCATGGAAGGGGACAGGGAGGGCTCGATGCACTCAACCAGCCCCGTCACGACGCGAGGCAGCCATTCGGGTCTGCACAGGGTCCTGTCCGACCACGACTTCCTCAACCCGACCTCATACAatccgacgccgcccatcaTGTCCAAGCCGCCGACCCCGGTGCCTGCGGGCTCATCGCACCTTCCGCCAGTGGCGTCCAGCCCGACAGAGGCTGAAGACGGCGCAGCCACCAGCctgacgtcgtcggcggcggcggcggatccAAAATATTTCGGCAGAG GTGGAGTGCAAAACCGACGAAAAGACGAAAAGGGGAAGAAGTCTGGGGTGATTCGGGGCATTCGCGGATACATGTGA
- a CDS encoding Putative class I glutamine amidotransferase, whose product MANKSSAVADEPIEVLFALQPNFDLLDMAGPMEALTTALHDQKDKNSKAFECTIAAAEPKVVSDSGVTIGTQISFKDAYERLSDFDVLVIVGGGSETVLKANAEPLPLIQAFSELQQTDPTHERTLLSVCTGALFLAKQGILAGLSATTHSDYITKFEILCSEAATRNLTERTDVIDDARYVVNNLRFDLGDEDENPYVRRKSDTGRRPSNARKGSMSFKSSGRRESITRRAAMRLGGLRVITASGNSAGVDAALYLISALVDDASAEEVARTMNWTWNKGVVVDGLDV is encoded by the exons ATGGCAAACAAGAGCTCTGCGGTGGCGGACGAGCCCATTGAGGTTCTGTTCGCCCTGCAGCCCAACTTCGACCTTCTCGACATGGCAGGTCCAATGGAGGCCTTAACCACCGCCCTTCATGACCAGAAGGACAAGA ACTCGAAGGCCTTCGAGTGTACCATCGCTGCCGCAGAGCCCAAGGTCGTCTCCGACTCTGGCGTCACCATTGGCACCCAAATCTCCTTCAAGGACGCCTACGAGCGTCTCAGTGACTTTGACGTTCTCGTCattgttggcggcggcagcgaaaCCGTCCTTAAGGCTAACGCCgagcccctccccctcatccAGGCCTTCTCCGAGCTGCAGCAGACGGACCCCACCCACGAGCGCACGCTTCTTTCTGTCTGCACTGGTGCCCTCTTCCTTGCTAAGCAGggcatcctcgccggcctgtcgGCCACGACCCACTCAGACTACATTACCAAGTTCGAGATTCTCTGCAGTGAAGCCGCTACCCGCAACCTGACTGAGCGAACCGACGTGATCGACGATGCTCGATACGTCGTTAACAACTTGCGCTTCGACCTtggagacgaggacgagaaccCGTATGTCCGCCGCAAGTCAGACACTGGCCGCCGACCCTCCAATGCAAG AAAGGGCAGTATGTCCTTCAAGAGCTCTGGCCGTCGCGAGTCCATTACTCGCCGCGCCGCGATGCGTCTGGGTGGTCTCCGTGTCATTACGGCGTCTGGAAACAGCGCTGGTGTGGATGCAGCTTTGTATCTCATCAGCGctcttgtcgacgacgcatcggccgaggaggtcgctCGCACGATGAACTGGACCTGGAACAAGGGCGTCGTTGTTGACGGCCTTGATGTCTAA
- a CDS encoding Putative large ribosomal subunit protein uL23 — translation MAGALTKAVARQAPSFKLGTKPVFLPNHVITLIRKDRAPANWATFNVPLTFTKFDLRDYLWNLYDVEVTAVRSWVKEASIERKGASSGYYRPQSQKFMTVQMKKAFVWPNPPEDLEPWNKKLWDAREATSQKQYRADVARQLGRLAYPSKEKESTDRKKLRRVASRMVEGKMTFKNNIKLDSKWDQIVKAAKGGERKSS, via the exons atggcCGGAGCATTGACAAAGGCGGTAGCCCGCCAAGCACCCAGCTTCAAGCTCGGAACGAAACCAGTCTTCCT GCCGAATCATGTCATCACCCTCATTCGCAAGGACCGCGCCCCCGCGAACTGGGCGACTTTCAACGTGCCCCTGACCTTCACGAAGTTTGACCTGCGCGACTATCTCTGGAACCTGTACGACGTCGAGGTGACGGCGGTACGGTCATGGGTCAAGGAGGCGTCCATCGAGCGCAAGGGCGCGTCGTCGGGCTACTACCGGCCACAAAGCCAGAAGTTCATGACTGTGCAGATGAAAAAGGCATTTGTGTGGCCCAACCCgcccgaggacctcgagccGTGGAACAAGAAGCTGTGGGACGCGCGCGAGGCGACGTCGCAGAAGCAGTACCGTGCGGACGTCGCCCGTCAGCTCGGCAGGCTGGCGTACCCGagcaaggagaaggagagcaCCGACCGGAAGAAGCTGCGCCGTGTGGCATCCCGGATGGTGGAGGGCAAGATGACGTTCAAGAACAACATCAAGTTGGACAGCAAGTGGGACCAGATcgtcaaggcggccaaggggggggaaagaaagtCATCATGA
- a CDS encoding Putative DNA methylase, N-6 adenine-specific, with the protein MVSRPASEPSSASSSPRSILFHAEDRSVFLVDIPASLEESQVLPGHSAETGGPPQRRLVSVDPVATPFSIPEPRDPRTNNQTPASQLADLMIEAAVRSALDTLGKNYAAPFCLPRVTTGGSSNISDSSSGLGRKSQQDHVTSHGADADADAAAVTAHFIPEESVYLSGSIQETRDSFLSTAPKFHLIVLDPPWPNKSARRKTGGYSTVYGLKDTRTLLDQIPVVGHLADGGLVAIWVTNKATLVDLLTSPRGVLASWGLEAAAEWTWVKLTSQGEPVFDTESAWRKPWERLIIARKRGDNRKVPQRVIAAVPDVHSRKPNLRHLFEDLLPQGYLGLEVFARNLTAGWWGWGNEVLRFQEPQHWVAQLELERAELARSEPDDTNTI; encoded by the coding sequence ATGGTCTCTAGACCTGCGTCAGAGCCCTCATCGGCAAGCTCCTCACCACGTAGCATCTTATTTCACGCCGAGGACCGGTCCGTattcctcgtcgacatccCAGCCTCTCTGGAGGAAAGCCAGGTCTTGCCGGGTCACAGTGCCGAGACAGGAGGGCCACCGCAAAGACGGCTCGTCTCAGTCGACCCCGTTGCCACACCCTTTTCAATACCGGAACCCCGGGACCCCCGGACCAACAACCAAACGCCAGCGAGCCAACTTGCAGACCTTATGAttgaggcggcggtgagAAGTGCCCTCGACACGCTAGGCAAGAACTACGCCGCGCCATTCTGCCTCCCACGGGTGACCACCGGCGGGAGCAGCAACATtagcgacagcagcagcggcttAGGCCGGAAGAGCCAGCAGGATCATGTTACGTCGCACGGggcggatgcggatgcggatgcggcTGCAGTTACGGCGCATTTCATCCCTGAAGAGTCTGTATATCTGAGCGGCTCGATCCAAGAGACGAGAGACTCATTCCTCTCGACAGCGCCCAAGTTCCACCTAATCGTTCTGGATCCCCCATGGCCCAACAAATCCGCGAGAAGAAAGACGGGCGGCTATTCCACCGTCTACGGTCTCAAGGATACCCGGACGCTTCTGGATCAAATTCCTGTCGTTGGCCATCTTGCTGATGGTGGCCTCGTTGCTATTTGGGTGACTAACAAAGCAACTTTGGTAGACTTGCTTACCTCGCCCAGAGGAGTTCTCGCCAGCTggggcctcgaggccgccgctgaATGGACCTGGGTCAAGCTCACCTCCCAAGGAGAGCCTGTATTCGATACCGAGTCTGCTTGGAGGAAGCCGTGGGAGAGACTCATCATTGCCAGAAAAAGGGGCGACAACCGCAAGGTCCCGCAGAGGGTGATCGCCGCGGTGCCTGACGTACACTCCCGGAAGCCAAATCTCCGTCACTTATTTGAAGACTTGCTGCCTCAAGGAtaccttggcctcgaggtgTTTGCGCGCAACTTGACGGCGGGTTGGTGGGGATGGGGCAACGAAGTCCTCCGCTTTCAAGAGCCCCAGCACTGGGTTGCGCAATTGGAGCTGGAGCGGGCTGAGCTAGCAAGAAGCGAACCTGATGATACCAATACCATTTGA
- a CDS encoding Putative mitochondrial carrier protein — translation MPSALLEHASMSEIAPNKQRDAARLKPPPRAPPVCPTDDDETIETRKQTRTFDYIWRSGVAGGLAGCAAKTVVAPLDRVKILFQASNPQFAKYTGSWFGVVTAMKDIRSHEGLTGLFRGHSATLIRIFPYAGIKFLAYEQIRSMVIRRKEHETPWRRLISGSMAGVTSVFFTYPLEVIRVRLAFETKHGGSSLAAICRRIYNERFVRTSPAAQAASTSATEAAAASAVAAIAPRSGLINFYRGFTPTLLGMLPYAGMSFLTHDTAGDILRHPSLAKWTTLPQQKNSPTGKPAPLRSWAELLAGGIAGLVSQTASYPLEVIRRRMQVGGAVGDGHRLRISETAAMIFREKGTPGFFVGLTIGYVKVVPMAAVAFYTYERAKTWLRI, via the exons ATGCCGTCAGCGTTACTGGAACATGCCTCCATGTCGGAGATAGCACCGAACAAACAACGAGATGCTGCGCGACTGAAGCCGCCCCCGAGGGCGCCCCCCGTGTGCCCAaccgacgatgacgagacgATAGAGACGAGGAAGCAAACGCGCACGTTCGACTACATCTGGCGGTCCGGCGTCGCCGGTGGCTTGGCAGGCTGTGCT GCTAAAACGGTCGTCGCACCTCTCGATCGTGTCAAAATCCTCTTTCAGGCGAGCAATCCGCAGTTCGCAAAGTACACGGGCTCGTGGTTCGGCGTTGTGACGGCAATGAAGGACATCCGCTCTCACGAAGGCCTTACGGGGCTGTTTAGAGGACACTCGGCGACGCTCATTCGAATCTTCCCATACGCCGGCATCAAGTTCCTTGCGTACGAGCAAATCCGCTCCATGGTGATCCGTCGGAAAGAACATGAGACTCCGTGGCGCCGTCTTATCAGCGGCTCCATGGCGGGCGTCACTTCCGTTTTCTTCACATATCCCTTGGAGGTTATTCGTGTCCGTTTGGCTTTTGAGACAAAACACGGGGGTTCTTCGCTAGCCGCGATTTGCCGCCGGATTTACAACGAGCGCTTTGTGCGGACCTCCCCGGCAGCACAGGCAGCCAGTACCTCGGCaaccgaggcggcggccgcctccgCAGTCGCCGCAATCGCACCGCGTTCGGGATTGATCAATTTCTACAGAGGATTCACGCCCACTTTGCTGGGCATGCTTCCTTACGCCGGCATGTCCTTCCTTACGCACGACACTGCGGGCGATATCCTTCGCCACCCTAGTCTTGCCAAGTGGACGACCCTTCCCCAGCAGAAGAACTCGCCCACGGGAAAGCCTGCACCACTCCGGTCTTGggccgagctccttgctggCGGTATCGCTGGTCTCGTATCCCAGACTGCTTCGTACCCTCTGGAGGTCATTCGCCGGCGAATGCAGGTTGGAGGCGCCGTCGGGGACGGCCACCGACTTCGCATTagcgagacggcggccatgatTTTCCGAGAGAAGGGGACGCCGGGATTTTTCGTGGGTTTGACGATCGGGTATGTCAAGGTGGTGCCCATGGCGGCAGTGGCATTTTACACGTACGAGAGGGCCAAGACGTGGCTCAGAATCTAG
- a CDS encoding Putative class I-like SAM-dependent O-methyltransferase has product MPHFDESKAYAVQEDVFFDDGREIELLHFVYSQPDLDEIRGSPDRVLKAVDDFGRTKKYLMNVGEDKGKIVTDLITEVKPKVMVELGGYVGYSCILFGAAARAATPDARYYSLERNPEFAAVIGSLVDLAGLADTVKVVVGPSDASIARLHAAGSVPRIDLMFLDHYKPAYTTDLKLCEQLGLIGPGSVLAADNVIKPGNPPYLEYVRSSVAQKRAAARDVGKARVESGWHDDRTAKQYEKREGEERLDLSRIGNPNLNYESQLVHSFEPTGVPDGVEITRCVGEAKE; this is encoded by the exons ATGCCTCACTTTGATGAAAGCAAAGCATATGCCGTCCAGGAGGACGTCTTtttcgacgacggccgcgagaTCGAACTCCTGCACTTTGTGTACAGCCagcccgacctcgacgagatccgGGGCTCCCCCGATCGTGtcctcaaggccgtcgacgactttGGCCGCACCAAGAAGTATCTCATGAATGTCGGTGAGGACAAGGGCAAAATCGTGACGGATTTGATCACCGAGGTCAAGCCCAAGGTCATG GTCGAACTAGGAGGCTACGTGGGCTATTCTTGCAtcctcttcggcgccgccgcccgtgccGCCACCCCGGACGCAAGATACTACTCCCTCGAGCGGAATCCCGagttcgccgccgtcatcggctctcttgtcgacctcgccggcctcgccgacaccGTAAAAGTCGTTGTCGGCCCCAGCGACGCCTCTATAGCGCGTCTGCACGCTGCGGGCTCGGTCCCCAGAATCGACCTGATGTTTTTGGACCACTACAAGCCCGCTTACACCACCGATCTGAAGCTCTgcgagcagctcggccttATCGGCCCCGGGTCcgtcctcgctgccgacAACGTCATCAAGCCGGGTAACCCCCCGTACCTCGAATACGTCCGCAGCTCGGTCGCGCAGAAGCGTGCAGCCGCCCGGGACGTTGGGAAGGCGAGAGTGGAGAGCGGGTGGCACGACGATCGGACGGCGAAGCAGTACGAGAAgcgcgagggcgaagagaGGCTGGACCTGTCGCGCATCGGGAACCCGAATCTCAACTACGAGAGTCAGTTGGTCCATAGCTTTGAGCCGACTGGCGTGCCT GATGGCGTTGAAATCACGAGATGTGTCGGGGAGGCGAAGGAATGA
- a CDS encoding Putative 3-dehydroquinate synthase domain, 2-epi-5-epi-valiolone synthase, with amino-acid sequence MASDMKATVEPTTKGFSVCGYEKIEYDFEFLDGVFSKQNSQLADCYSRWKRCLAVMDLNIFNLYGEEMKDYFDHYNIDLKIHKTMIGEKAKSMETLLSIVDSMTEFGVYRKEPVLVVGGGLVTDVAGFACAAYRRNTPFIRIPTTVIGLIDASVSIKVAVNYGNYKNRLGAYHAPTHTFLDFKFLRTLPTAQIRNGFAELIKISTCAHLETFDLLDRFCEELIETGFGRCDGASKEVRDAADKINRNGIHEMLKLETPNLHEIMLDRVIAYGHTWSPLHELSPDVPLRHGHAISIDMAYSATLAHVLGKLSTQEHRRLLNLFSRAGLSMDHAQFDEEMIDKATSAILKTRDGKLRAAVPSPLGQCEFLNDVSHKEMCAALKVHKDLMKEYPREGAGLEAYVDASDTGYTINGASVEDESRKFMNGVEKSVTKDDTVSSGVSSNGSSTPDYGLSSGKNLGRDESKYAAAGFEPKVLESLGNDKMGVTEHSKIRHEVENDCC; translated from the exons ATGGCCTCCGACATGAAGGCGACGGTTGAGCCTACCACAAAGGGTTTCTCGGTCTGCGGTTACGAGAAGATCGAATACGACTTCGAGTTCCTTGATGGCGTTTTCAGCAAGCAGAATAGCCAGTTGGCCGACTGTTACTCGCGTTGGAAACGATGCTTGGCCGTCATGGATCTCAACATCTTCAATCTCTATGGAGAGGAGATGAAGGATTACTTTGACCACTACAACATCGACCTGAAGATCCACAAGACCATGATTGGTGAGAAGGCCAAGTCCATGGAGACGCTACTGAGCATCGTCGACTCCATGACCGAGTTTGGCGTGTACCGCAAGGAGCCTGTTCTCGTTGTTGGCGGTGGTCTTGTCACCGACGTTGCTGG CTTCGCATGCGCCGCTTACCGCCGCAACACACCTTTCATTCGTATTCCGACCACAGTCATTGGTCTTATcgacgcctccgtctccatcaaGGTCGCCGTTAACTACGGCAACTACAAGAACCGCCTGGGAGCTTACCACGCGCCTACACACACCTTTCTCGACTTCAAATTTTTGCGCACATTACCCACAGCTCAAATCCGCAATGGCTTCGCTGAGTTGATCAAAATCTCCACTTGCGCACACCTAGAGACATTTGACCTGCTCGACCGCTTTTGCGAGGAGCTCATTGAGACCGGGTTTGGACGTTGTGATGGTGCCAGCAAAGAGGTCAGAGATGCTGCGGACAAGATAAACCGCAACGGGATCCACGAGATGTTGAAGCTTGAGACTCCCAACCTTCACGAGATCATGCTTGATCGTGTCATTGCCTACGGTCACAC CTGGTCCCCTCTTCACGAGCTGTCCCCTGACGTTCCCCTGCGTCACGGCCATGCCATTTCCATCGATATGGCTTACTCTGCGACACTTGCCCACGTGCTCGGCAAGCTCTCCACCCAAGAACACCGCCGCTTGTTGAATCTCTTCTCCCGTGCTGGTCTCTCCATGGATCATGCCCAGTTCGACGAGGAAATGATCGACAAAGCGACATCGGCGATCCTTAAGACCCGTGACGGCAAACTCCGCGCCGCTGTACCCTCACCTCTTGGTCAATGCGAATTTCTCAACGACGTCTCCCACAAGGAGATGTGCGCTGCCCTCAAAGTGCACAAGGACCTTATGAAAGAGTACCCCCGCGAGGGTGCTGGTCTTGAGGCTTATGTCGATGCAAGTGACACGGGATACACCATCAACGGCGCTTCTGTCGAGGATGAGTCGAGGAAGTTCATGAATGGTGTTGAAAAGAGTGTCACCAAGGACGATACCGTTTCCAGCGGCGTCTCGTCGAATGGTTCATCAACTCCCGACTATGGTCTGTCGAGTGGTAAGAACCTTGGGCGGGATGAGTCTAAGTACGCTGCTGCCGGCTTCGAGCCCAAGGTGTTGGAGAGTTTAGGCAATGACAAGATGGGTGTCACAGAGCATAGCAAGATTCGTCACGAGGTCGAGAACGATTGCTGCTAA